In Pantoea cypripedii, the following proteins share a genomic window:
- a CDS encoding MFS transporter gives MNNTSRIRWWIAGLMWLAVAINYIDRTVLSAAAPHLIKELSINPEMMGVIMAAFFWSYALLQIPAGWFADRFGQKKGLGIAVGWWSIATMAMGLATGFKSLLALRLALGVGEAAAYPSNAGIAARWFPDRERATVSGLFDSASKFGGAVAMPLIVWMIAMFDWRITFLAIGAIGLFWVIAWYFIYAENPEDHKAISHDEVRLIRDGQANKHGDKSVLPMKWYKLLRYRNIWAMCIGFFTINYTSYFFITWLPTYLVKDKGMDFLKMGMVAALPLICGMVIEVLAGWASDRMVHNKVLSLTATRKLFLTIGLLMALCIGFAPFTDSVFMTVLLLCIAKSGTTVAASQVWALPGDVAPKNSVSIVAGLQNTVSNMGGAVGPIITGAIVGATGHFTWALVFSAVLVVIGILNYLFLMGKVEPIVDEEKVHHPHTLTSGA, from the coding sequence ATGAACAACACCTCTCGCATTCGCTGGTGGATCGCAGGCCTGATGTGGCTGGCGGTTGCCATTAACTATATTGACCGAACTGTACTCTCTGCTGCTGCCCCACACCTGATCAAAGAACTGTCGATCAACCCGGAAATGATGGGCGTGATCATGGCTGCGTTTTTCTGGTCGTATGCGCTGCTGCAAATCCCGGCGGGCTGGTTTGCTGACCGCTTCGGCCAGAAAAAAGGTCTTGGTATTGCCGTTGGCTGGTGGTCCATTGCCACCATGGCGATGGGGCTGGCGACGGGCTTTAAATCATTGCTGGCGCTGCGCCTGGCACTGGGTGTCGGTGAAGCCGCCGCTTACCCAAGCAACGCCGGGATCGCCGCACGCTGGTTCCCGGATCGCGAGCGCGCAACGGTTTCTGGCCTGTTTGATAGCGCCTCCAAGTTTGGTGGTGCCGTCGCAATGCCGCTGATCGTCTGGATGATCGCCATGTTTGACTGGCGCATCACCTTCCTCGCCATCGGCGCGATCGGTTTGTTCTGGGTGATCGCCTGGTACTTTATCTACGCAGAAAATCCGGAAGATCATAAGGCGATCAGCCACGACGAAGTTCGCCTGATCCGTGATGGCCAGGCCAACAAGCATGGCGATAAAAGCGTGCTGCCAATGAAATGGTACAAGCTGCTGCGCTATCGCAATATCTGGGCGATGTGCATTGGCTTCTTCACCATTAACTACACTTCCTATTTCTTTATCACCTGGCTGCCGACCTACCTGGTGAAAGATAAGGGCATGGATTTCCTGAAAATGGGCATGGTGGCTGCACTGCCGCTGATTTGTGGCATGGTGATTGAAGTACTGGCAGGCTGGGCATCTGACCGCATGGTGCATAACAAAGTGCTGTCGCTCACCGCCACCCGCAAACTGTTCCTGACCATTGGCCTGCTGATGGCGCTGTGTATCGGTTTCGCCCCCTTCACCGACTCGGTATTTATGACGGTATTGCTGCTATGTATCGCGAAATCCGGCACCACCGTGGCGGCTTCCCAGGTATGGGCACTGCCGGGCGACGTCGCGCCGAAAAACAGCGTATCGATTGTTGCCGGTTTACAGAACACCGTCTCGAATATGGGCGGCGCGGTGGGTCCGATCATTACCGGTGCCATCGTCGGTGCCACCGGTCACTTCACCTGGGCACTGGTGTTCTCCGCCGTGCTGGTGGTGATTGGCATCCTCAATTACCTGTTTCTGATGGGCAAAGTTGAACCGATCGTGGATGAGGAAAAAGTTCATCATCCACACACCCTGACCAGCGGCGCGTAA
- a CDS encoding aldo/keto reductase produces the protein MQQRQLGNQGLQVSALGPGCMGMSFAYGPNDEQQALNTLARAFELGVDFLDTAEVYGPFTNEILLAKALKGRKDIKVATKFGFRINEQGEGWERVTGANSDPAHIRRAVEGSLQRLGVESIDLLYQHRLDPAVPIEEVVGVMADLVREGKVKYLGLSEVSPATLRRACAVHPISALQSEYSLWTRDPEQEIFAVCRELNIGFVPYSPLGRGFLTGKFPAAATLAEDDFRRYLPRFQQDAQTHNQKLVNQLTELAAGYDATPAQLALAWVLAKGEFIVPIPGASKIAHLEQNCAAAALQLSSADISALDVLFDPQQIQGERYNASEFVLVDR, from the coding sequence ATGCAACAACGTCAATTAGGCAATCAGGGATTACAGGTTTCGGCACTGGGGCCGGGCTGCATGGGGATGTCATTCGCCTATGGCCCTAATGATGAGCAACAGGCGCTGAATACTCTGGCTCGCGCCTTTGAGCTGGGTGTCGATTTTCTCGATACGGCTGAAGTTTACGGCCCCTTTACCAATGAAATCTTGCTGGCAAAAGCCCTGAAGGGGCGTAAAGACATTAAAGTGGCGACCAAGTTTGGTTTCCGTATCAATGAGCAAGGGGAGGGCTGGGAGCGTGTGACGGGGGCCAACAGCGACCCGGCGCATATTCGCCGTGCGGTAGAGGGATCGCTGCAGCGCCTTGGGGTGGAAAGTATTGACCTGCTCTATCAGCATCGTCTTGATCCTGCGGTACCGATTGAAGAGGTGGTCGGCGTGATGGCCGATTTGGTGCGCGAAGGCAAAGTCAAATATCTGGGGTTGTCGGAAGTCTCCCCGGCGACCCTGCGCCGTGCCTGTGCGGTGCATCCGATTTCCGCGCTGCAAAGTGAATACTCGTTATGGACGCGCGATCCGGAGCAGGAGATCTTTGCCGTCTGCCGCGAGCTTAATATCGGTTTTGTGCCTTACAGCCCGCTGGGACGTGGCTTTCTGACCGGTAAATTCCCCGCTGCGGCAACGCTGGCTGAGGATGATTTCCGCCGTTATCTGCCGCGTTTCCAGCAGGACGCGCAAACACATAACCAGAAGTTAGTGAATCAGCTGACAGAGCTGGCTGCAGGTTATGACGCCACGCCAGCGCAACTGGCACTGGCCTGGGTACTGGCGAAAGGCGAGTTTATTGTGCCGATTCCGGGGGCCAGCAAAATTGCCCATCTGGAGCAAAACTGTGCTGCCGCAGCCCTGCAATTAAGCAGCGCTGACATTAGCGCGCTGGATGTGCTCTTTGATCCGCAACAGATTCAGGGTGAGCGTTATAACGCCTCGGAGTTTGTGCTGGTTGATCGTTAA
- the acnB gene encoding bifunctional aconitate hydratase 2/2-methylisocitrate dehydratase, whose product MLEEYRKHVAERAAQGIVPKPLDASQMAALVELLKNPPAGEEEFLTDLLVNRVPPGVDEAAYVKAGFLAAVAKGEAHSPLVTPEKAVELLGTMQGGYNIHALIESLDDETLAPIAAEALSHTLLMFDNFYDVEEKAKAGNPHAKKIIQSWADAEWFLKRPKLAEKITVTVFKVTGETNTDDLSPAPDAWSRPDIPLHALAMLKNPREGIEPDDAGNIGPIKQIEALQQKGFPLTYVGDVVGTGSSRKSATNSVLWFMGDDIPYVPNKKGGGLCLGGKIAPIFFNTMEDAGALPIEVDVDRLNMGDVIDVYPYKGEVRNHDTDEVLATFELKTEVLLDEVRAGGRIPLIIGRGLTSKARESLGLPHSDVFLQAKDVAASSRGFSLAQKMVGRACGVDGIRPGAYCEPKMTSVGSQDTTGPMTRDELKDLACLGFSADLVMQSFCHTAAYPKPVDVTTHHTLPDFIMNRGGVSLRPGDGVIHSWLNRMLLPDTVGTGGDSHTRFPIGISFPAGSGLVAFAAATGVMPLDMPESVLVRFKGEMQPGITLRDLVHAIPLYAIKQGLLTVEKKGKKNIFSGRVLEIEGLPKLKVEQAFELTDASAERSAAGCTIKLDKEPIIEYLNSNIVLLKWMISEGYGDRRTLERRVEGMEKWLADPQLLEGDADAEYAAVIDIDLAEIKEPILCAPNDPDDARLLSDVQGEKIDEVFIGSCMTNIGHFRAAGKLLDSHKGQLPTRLWVAPPTKMDAAQLTEEGYYSVFGKSGARIEIPGCSLCMGNQARVADGATVVSTSTRNFPNRLGTGANVYLASAELAAVASLLGKLPTPDEYQQFMTQVDKTAADTYRYLNFDQLNQYTDKADNVIFQTAL is encoded by the coding sequence GTGCTAGAAGAATACCGTAAGCACGTTGCCGAGCGTGCTGCCCAGGGAATCGTACCTAAGCCGTTAGATGCTTCCCAAATGGCCGCGCTGGTTGAACTGCTGAAAAACCCGCCAGCGGGTGAAGAAGAATTCCTTACTGACCTGTTGGTCAACCGTGTCCCGCCAGGTGTTGATGAAGCGGCCTATGTAAAAGCCGGATTCCTGGCAGCGGTCGCAAAGGGCGAAGCCCACTCTCCTCTGGTTACTCCTGAAAAAGCAGTCGAACTTCTGGGCACCATGCAGGGTGGCTACAACATCCATGCATTGATTGAATCCCTCGACGATGAGACGCTGGCGCCGATTGCTGCAGAAGCCCTGTCCCATACGCTGCTGATGTTCGATAACTTCTACGATGTCGAAGAGAAAGCTAAAGCGGGTAACCCACACGCGAAAAAAATTATCCAGTCCTGGGCCGATGCTGAGTGGTTCCTGAAGCGTCCAAAACTGGCAGAAAAAATCACCGTAACCGTGTTCAAAGTGACCGGCGAAACTAACACCGATGACCTCTCTCCGGCACCGGATGCATGGTCTCGTCCGGATATTCCACTGCACGCGCTGGCAATGCTGAAAAACCCACGTGAAGGCATCGAACCCGACGATGCGGGTAACATTGGTCCGATCAAACAGATCGAAGCACTGCAGCAGAAAGGCTTCCCGCTGACTTACGTCGGTGACGTCGTGGGTACCGGTTCTTCACGTAAATCCGCCACCAACTCGGTGCTGTGGTTTATGGGTGATGACATTCCGTATGTCCCTAACAAGAAGGGCGGTGGACTGTGCCTCGGCGGTAAAATCGCGCCGATTTTCTTCAACACCATGGAAGATGCTGGCGCGCTGCCGATCGAAGTGGATGTTGATCGTTTAAATATGGGCGATGTCATTGACGTCTACCCGTATAAAGGTGAAGTGCGTAACCACGACACCGATGAAGTGCTGGCGACATTCGAACTGAAAACCGAAGTGTTGCTGGATGAAGTTCGCGCGGGCGGTCGTATTCCGCTGATTATCGGTCGTGGCCTGACGTCGAAAGCACGTGAATCTCTGGGTCTGCCGCACAGTGATGTCTTCCTGCAAGCGAAAGATGTCGCCGCCAGCAGCCGTGGCTTCTCTCTGGCGCAGAAAATGGTCGGTCGCGCCTGTGGCGTCGATGGCATCCGCCCAGGCGCTTACTGCGAACCTAAAATGACCTCGGTCGGTTCTCAGGACACCACCGGTCCAATGACCCGTGATGAACTGAAAGACCTGGCCTGCCTCGGCTTCTCAGCCGACCTGGTGATGCAATCCTTCTGTCACACTGCCGCTTACCCGAAACCGGTAGACGTGACCACGCATCACACCCTGCCAGATTTCATCATGAACCGTGGCGGCGTGTCGCTGCGTCCGGGTGATGGCGTGATCCACAGCTGGCTGAACCGTATGCTGCTGCCGGATACCGTCGGTACCGGTGGTGACTCACATACCCGTTTCCCGATTGGTATTTCGTTCCCGGCCGGTTCTGGTCTGGTGGCGTTTGCTGCGGCAACTGGCGTTATGCCGCTGGATATGCCGGAATCGGTACTGGTGCGCTTCAAAGGCGAAATGCAGCCAGGCATTACCCTGCGCGATCTGGTGCATGCGATCCCGCTGTACGCGATCAAACAGGGTCTGCTGACTGTAGAGAAGAAAGGTAAGAAAAACATCTTCTCTGGCCGCGTGCTGGAAATCGAAGGTCTGCCGAAACTGAAAGTGGAGCAGGCGTTCGAACTGACCGATGCCTCTGCTGAACGTTCTGCGGCGGGTTGTACCATCAAACTCGATAAAGAGCCGATCATCGAGTACCTCAACTCGAATATCGTGCTGCTGAAGTGGATGATCTCTGAAGGCTACGGCGATCGTCGTACGCTGGAGCGCCGCGTTGAAGGCATGGAAAAATGGCTGGCCGATCCGCAGTTGCTGGAAGGTGATGCCGATGCCGAATATGCAGCGGTGATCGACATTGATCTGGCGGAAATCAAAGAGCCGATCCTGTGCGCGCCGAACGATCCGGACGATGCGCGTCTGCTGTCTGATGTGCAGGGCGAGAAGATTGATGAAGTGTTCATCGGTTCCTGTATGACCAACATCGGTCACTTCCGTGCAGCCGGTAAATTGCTGGATAGCCACAAAGGCCAGCTGCCGACCCGTCTGTGGGTGGCTCCGCCAACCAAGATGGATGCGGCACAGCTGACGGAAGAAGGCTACTACAGCGTGTTCGGTAAGAGCGGTGCGCGTATCGAGATCCCGGGCTGCTCGCTGTGCATGGGTAACCAGGCGCGTGTGGCGGACGGTGCGACGGTGGTATCCACTTCGACCCGTAACTTCCCGAACCGTCTCGGTACCGGTGCCAACGTCTATCTGGCGTCTGCGGAGCTGGCGGCGGTTGCATCGCTGCTGGGCAAACTGCCGACGCCGGACGAGTATCAGCAGTTTATGACTCAGGTTGATAAGACAGCGGCAGATACCTACCGCTATCTCAACTTTGACCAGCTGAACCAGTACACCGATAAAGCAGATAACGTGATCTTCCAGACCGCGCTGTAA
- a CDS encoding scabin-related ADP-ribosyltransferase: MKTKLSFLATNIVVASLFSPATFADSANTAALKNHLLSASPIESLPGELHPDYGKLREACVPTAGKIPEWADGEMVSAPWYQHWLNTTVSLCINLKNIEKDQAMPFEKIHWREDSDILFRSTGSTLTSIPSIPDVFLKGFFPWQPDGGNLAMVSGIATQESGIVSTSYNIMHTRFFGVNTYIIDAPGGVDVDNSFGVNEQEIAFPGGIQPDYIHGVIASSEKDWWGKSWTGIDYYLNPHYRNFSPNQSGQIDLILSSTGRAMFGRGINRMTGENNIHFLLDGKEINSRITRLPEKQSMTLAAVDAEQQYVPISYWYISGLGAVTANENENRSCIKLPGGMNYHNTIIVQAVQHSKPRPDAGDKPCLLANSSELVALKDKSFTDTGNLKDYALRYLNEGSQGGWQVEGGAFIFSAKGAHTESASQAVELSRAEYEGKNYYLYPGKISQKVSFIKPDTDRSAHLKSVLLFRLGNNTQPWCAKPADSQWQGSLPFLQGSQDVEVTVRLEGQELPVAQKRYNLGTSPEFVIDHEGKRKHARMNPQWHSYALALDLPEPHEDLHLTIEFASKSKALEACGALVSDVDLISTYGIDRDWNK; encoded by the coding sequence ATGAAAACGAAATTAAGTTTTCTGGCGACTAATATTGTCGTCGCCAGCCTCTTCTCCCCTGCCACCTTTGCAGATTCGGCGAATACTGCTGCACTGAAAAACCACCTTCTTTCTGCCAGCCCGATTGAATCACTTCCAGGAGAGTTACATCCGGATTACGGAAAATTACGTGAAGCCTGTGTTCCCACGGCAGGTAAAATACCCGAATGGGCTGATGGTGAGATGGTATCGGCACCGTGGTATCAACACTGGCTTAATACCACAGTATCACTCTGCATTAACCTGAAGAATATAGAAAAAGATCAAGCCATGCCTTTTGAAAAAATACATTGGCGTGAAGACTCAGACATACTTTTTCGTTCCACCGGTTCAACATTAACATCAATCCCTTCTATTCCTGACGTTTTTCTGAAAGGTTTTTTTCCATGGCAACCAGATGGTGGCAATCTGGCTATGGTGAGTGGTATTGCTACCCAGGAATCAGGGATAGTCAGCACCAGCTATAATATTATGCACACCCGCTTCTTCGGTGTGAACACCTATATTATTGATGCACCGGGTGGGGTTGATGTTGATAATAGTTTTGGCGTCAACGAACAGGAAATTGCCTTCCCTGGCGGTATCCAACCTGATTACATTCATGGGGTAATCGCTTCATCGGAAAAAGACTGGTGGGGCAAATCCTGGACAGGAATAGACTACTATCTGAACCCACACTATCGGAATTTTTCTCCCAACCAGTCCGGTCAGATCGATTTAATCCTTTCCTCCACCGGAAGAGCGATGTTTGGCCGGGGAATAAACAGAATGACCGGTGAGAATAACATTCATTTTTTACTGGATGGGAAGGAAATAAATTCAAGGATTACCCGCCTGCCAGAAAAACAAAGCATGACATTAGCGGCGGTTGATGCTGAACAGCAATATGTCCCAATTTCTTACTGGTATATATCTGGACTGGGGGCAGTGACGGCAAATGAAAATGAAAACCGCTCTTGCATTAAATTACCCGGAGGCATGAATTACCATAACACCATCATTGTCCAGGCGGTTCAGCACAGTAAACCACGGCCAGATGCCGGAGATAAGCCCTGCCTGTTGGCCAACAGTTCAGAATTGGTTGCACTGAAAGATAAATCATTTACCGACACGGGTAATTTAAAAGATTATGCCCTCCGCTACCTGAACGAAGGATCACAAGGTGGATGGCAGGTTGAGGGAGGTGCATTTATATTTTCCGCTAAAGGTGCACATACGGAAAGCGCCTCTCAGGCTGTAGAGTTGAGCCGGGCTGAATATGAGGGTAAAAATTATTATCTTTATCCTGGTAAAATTTCACAAAAAGTCAGTTTTATTAAACCTGATACGGATAGAAGTGCCCATCTGAAATCGGTCTTGTTATTTCGTTTAGGCAATAACACCCAGCCGTGGTGCGCAAAACCTGCTGACAGCCAATGGCAGGGAAGCCTGCCGTTCCTGCAGGGTAGTCAGGATGTTGAAGTGACGGTCAGACTTGAAGGTCAGGAACTGCCTGTTGCCCAAAAACGCTATAATCTCGGCACCAGCCCTGAATTCGTCATCGACCATGAGGGTAAACGCAAACACGCCAGAATGAACCCGCAATGGCATTCTTACGCCCTGGCACTGGATCTGCCGGAACCCCACGAAGACCTGCATTTAACCATTGAATTTGCGTCTAAAAGCAAGGCACTGGAAGCCTGCGGGGCACTGGTTTCGGATGTGGATCTTATCTCCACGTATGGCATCGACAGAGACTGGAATAAGTAA
- the yacL gene encoding protein YacL: MEYEFLRDLTGKVKVRMSMDHEAVGHWFNEEVDENLALLDDVEAAAQQVKGTHQQWQRVGHEYTIWLDEEEVMIRANQLALEDDGLEEGMTYYDEESLSFCGVEDFLAVIAAYRQFLAGK; the protein is encoded by the coding sequence ATGGAGTATGAATTTTTGCGCGATCTGACCGGTAAGGTCAAAGTGCGTATGTCGATGGACCACGAAGCGGTGGGGCACTGGTTCAACGAAGAGGTTGATGAAAATCTGGCTTTGCTGGATGACGTTGAAGCCGCCGCGCAACAGGTAAAAGGCACCCATCAGCAATGGCAACGTGTCGGTCATGAATACACGATATGGCTGGATGAGGAAGAGGTGATGATCCGAGCCAATCAGCTGGCGTTAGAAGACGACGGGCTGGAAGAGGGGATGACCTATTACGACGAAGAGAGTCTGTCATTCTGCGGCGTCGAGGATTTTCTGGCGGTGATTGCGGCGTACCGGCAATTTCTGGCAGGGAAATAA
- a CDS encoding dihydrodipicolinate synthase family protein, whose product MSNKIQGVLTAIVTTFDRDGAFNPATQREQVRRQLSAGNGIFCGGTNGEFFVLNEQEKLAVTETCVDEVNGSAPVVAHIGEISTRETIRLGKQIEKLGVDAVSVITPYFVPLKQDELIYHYQSVADALSVPLFLYNIPARTGNTLQPDTVRQLAAHPNIIGIKDSAGSYESLSGFLKAAEGIDSFDVLNGPDSLIHQGFVDGCSACISGLANVAPKEINAIWARFHAGDIAGSRLAQENVTGLRTDLYSIGFSPAAVKKALSLLGYDVGDSRYAVRFSAEEEQKIRQVVNQYLQ is encoded by the coding sequence ATGAGTAACAAAATCCAGGGCGTACTGACCGCCATTGTCACCACCTTCGACCGCGACGGTGCCTTCAACCCTGCTACTCAGCGTGAGCAGGTCAGGCGTCAGCTGAGCGCCGGTAACGGTATTTTCTGCGGCGGCACCAACGGCGAATTCTTCGTGCTGAATGAGCAGGAGAAGCTGGCCGTCACCGAAACCTGTGTCGATGAAGTCAACGGCAGCGCGCCTGTCGTCGCCCATATTGGCGAGATCTCGACGCGTGAAACCATCCGTCTCGGTAAGCAGATTGAGAAGCTGGGCGTGGATGCGGTGTCGGTGATCACCCCTTATTTTGTGCCGCTGAAACAGGATGAGCTGATTTATCACTATCAGAGCGTGGCAGATGCCCTGAGCGTGCCGCTGTTCCTCTACAACATCCCGGCGCGCACCGGCAACACGCTGCAACCAGACACCGTGCGCCAGCTGGCCGCGCATCCCAACATCATCGGTATCAAAGACAGCGCGGGCAGCTATGAGAGCCTGAGCGGTTTCCTCAAGGCAGCGGAAGGTATCGATAGCTTTGATGTGCTGAACGGTCCGGATTCCTTAATCCATCAGGGCTTCGTCGATGGCTGCTCTGCCTGCATCTCCGGCCTTGCCAACGTAGCACCGAAAGAGATCAACGCCATCTGGGCGCGCTTCCATGCCGGTGATATTGCAGGTTCGCGTCTGGCTCAGGAAAACGTCACCGGCCTGCGTACCGATCTTTACAGCATCGGGTTCTCCCCGGCAGCGGTGAAGAAAGCCCTCTCCCTGCTGGGTTATGACGTGGGTGACAGCCGCTATGCGGTGCGCTTCTCTGCCGAAGAAGAGCAGAAGATCCGCCAGGTAGTGAACCAGTATTTGCAGTAA
- a CDS encoding phosphoglycerate dehydrogenase codes for MKVICTSPSFAKYDATPVTTLQQQGFELITLPADAPLSALEPHLADTVAMIVAFTDVNEELLSKAPQLKIVCKHGVGVDNINLDATRARGIYVTNVPDANKHAVADFAFALILNSARQVTQAAVETRAGHWPRIFATDVYGKTLGIVGLGNIGKQVALRAKGFNMRVIAFDFYPDTKFAAEHGIEFVDMEQLTEASDFITLHTPLTNETRNLFDAARIKRMKKSAFLINVSRGGVVNEQDLFQALQDNVIAGAAADVFEQQPLAEHPLFTLSNFIPTSHIAGYTDGAISAIGERCVMQIVQCIKQGERPLNVMNGLA; via the coding sequence ATGAAAGTCATCTGTACCTCACCGTCATTCGCCAAATATGACGCCACGCCAGTCACCACCTTACAGCAGCAGGGTTTCGAGCTGATTACCCTGCCGGCCGATGCCCCGCTCAGCGCGCTGGAACCTCATCTGGCTGACACCGTGGCGATGATTGTCGCCTTTACCGACGTGAATGAAGAACTGCTGAGCAAAGCGCCGCAGCTGAAGATTGTCTGCAAACATGGCGTTGGCGTCGATAACATCAACCTCGACGCTACCCGCGCACGCGGTATTTACGTCACCAACGTACCGGACGCCAATAAGCACGCCGTGGCCGACTTCGCCTTTGCGTTGATTCTCAACAGCGCGCGTCAGGTCACCCAAGCCGCCGTAGAAACCCGCGCCGGTCACTGGCCACGCATTTTCGCCACCGATGTGTATGGCAAAACCCTCGGTATCGTCGGGCTGGGCAACATAGGCAAGCAAGTCGCACTGCGTGCCAAAGGATTCAACATGCGCGTCATCGCTTTTGATTTCTACCCGGATACAAAATTCGCTGCCGAACACGGCATTGAATTCGTCGATATGGAGCAACTGACCGAGGCGAGCGACTTCATCACCCTGCATACCCCGCTGACCAACGAAACGCGCAACCTGTTTGATGCCGCACGCATCAAACGCATGAAGAAAAGCGCCTTCCTGATCAACGTGTCACGCGGTGGCGTGGTGAACGAACAGGATCTGTTCCAGGCATTGCAGGACAACGTGATTGCCGGTGCCGCTGCTGACGTATTTGAGCAGCAACCGCTGGCGGAACACCCGCTGTTCACGCTGAGTAACTTTATCCCAACCTCGCATATCGCGGGCTACACCGACGGAGCCATCAGCGCCATCGGCGAACGCTGCGTGATGCAGATTGTGCAGTGCATTAAACAGGGCGAACGCCCGCTGAACGTGATGAACGGGCTGGCCTAA